From Streptosporangium album, the proteins below share one genomic window:
- a CDS encoding DUF721 domain-containing protein: MERTPEPGSAKSAAAKGAALAREKLAQAKSDAARRGQLPRREPRRRAAGPRRDFGDPQLFGRAIADLLSDRGWEQPVAVGGVFGRWHEIVGSDLAAHTRPETFADGEVVVVADSTAWATQVRLLARTLVRRLNEELGDGTVQRVKVRGPQNGPRPSGGLRVTGSRGPGDTYG, encoded by the coding sequence GTGGAGAGGACGCCGGAGCCGGGGTCGGCGAAGAGCGCCGCGGCCAAGGGCGCCGCGCTCGCCAGGGAGAAGCTGGCCCAGGCCAAGTCGGACGCGGCCAGAAGGGGGCAACTGCCGCGCCGCGAGCCCCGGCGCAGGGCGGCCGGGCCGCGCAGGGATTTCGGAGATCCCCAGCTTTTCGGCAGGGCCATCGCCGACCTCCTGTCCGACCGCGGCTGGGAGCAGCCCGTCGCCGTGGGCGGGGTGTTCGGCCGCTGGCATGAGATCGTCGGCTCCGATCTGGCCGCGCACACCAGGCCGGAGACCTTCGCCGACGGGGAGGTCGTGGTGGTCGCCGACTCCACGGCCTGGGCGACCCAGGTGCGGTTGCTGGCGAGAACGCTGGTCAGGCGGCTGAACGAGGAGCTCGGGGACGGGACCGTGCAGCGGGTGAAGGTGCGCGGACCGCAGAACGGCCCGCGTCCCAGCGGCGGGCTGCGCGTCACGGGGAGCCGTGGCCCGGGCGACACCTACGGCTGA
- the gyrA gene encoding DNA gyrase subunit A codes for MTDVNTPPAERIEPVDIQSEMQRSYMDYAMSVIVARALPDVRDGLKPVHRRVLYAMYDGGYRPDRGYFKCSRVVGDVMGSYHPHGDSSIYGTVVRLAQPWALRYTLVDGQGNFGSPGNDMPAAMRYTECKLAPIAMEMIRDIDKDTVDFQPNYDGRSQEPLVLPSRFPNLLVNGSAGIAVGMATNIPPHNLREVSEGIKWALQNPEADDEELLEALIARVKGPDFPTGALIVGRRGIDDAYRTGRGSITMRAIVEVEEDAKGRQCLVVTELPYQVNPDNLALSIAESVKEGRITGIADVRDESSSRVGQRLVIVLKRDAVAKVVLNNLYKHTQLQTTFGANMLALVDGVPRTLRLDQFVRHYVAHQIEVVVRRTRYLLRKAEERAHILRALLKALERMDEVIALIRRSPSASAAQGGLMSLLEIDEIQAQAILDMQLRKLAALERQQITDEYDTLMAHITDYQAILASPERQRSIVLDELSEIVSKYGDERKTEIIAYEGDMSIEDLLAEEDMVVTITRGGYAKRTNTDLYRAQKRGGKGVRGAQLRQDDIVDHFFVTTTHHWLLFFTNKGRVYRVKAYELPDSGRDARGQHLANLLAMQPDEIVMEVLDLRDYEVAPYLVLATRSGLVKKTRLSEYDSPRSGGLIAINLREDDEVIAARLVSEEDDLLLVSRGAQSIRFTASDEALRPMGRATSGVIGMRFLEGDELLAMNRIGDGDDVLIATEGGYAKRTPADQYPLQGRGGKGVLTAKIVSARGKLVGAAMVRPEDEVFAITSVGGVIRTSAGEIKQSGRQTMGVRLMNLAEGDSVVALARNAEALETEQNAEGE; via the coding sequence GTGACGGATGTGAACACTCCGCCCGCAGAGCGCATCGAGCCGGTCGACATCCAGTCGGAGATGCAGCGCAGCTACATGGACTACGCGATGTCCGTCATCGTGGCCCGCGCGCTGCCCGACGTCCGCGACGGACTCAAACCGGTGCACCGCCGCGTCCTCTACGCCATGTACGACGGCGGCTACCGCCCCGACCGCGGCTACTTCAAGTGCTCACGCGTCGTCGGCGACGTCATGGGTTCCTACCACCCGCACGGCGACTCCTCGATCTACGGCACCGTCGTACGGCTGGCACAGCCCTGGGCGCTGCGCTACACCCTGGTCGACGGCCAGGGCAACTTCGGGTCGCCGGGCAACGACATGCCGGCCGCCATGCGATACACCGAGTGCAAGCTCGCGCCGATCGCCATGGAGATGATCCGTGACATCGACAAGGACACCGTCGACTTCCAGCCCAACTACGACGGGCGTTCCCAGGAGCCGCTGGTCCTCCCGTCGAGGTTCCCGAACCTGCTGGTCAACGGGTCGGCCGGCATCGCGGTCGGCATGGCCACGAACATCCCGCCGCACAACCTGCGCGAGGTGTCCGAGGGCATCAAGTGGGCCCTGCAGAACCCCGAGGCGGACGACGAGGAGCTGCTCGAGGCGCTGATCGCCCGGGTCAAGGGCCCCGACTTCCCGACCGGCGCGCTGATCGTCGGCCGCCGGGGCATCGACGACGCCTACCGGACCGGCCGTGGTTCGATCACGATGCGGGCGATCGTGGAGGTCGAGGAGGACGCCAAGGGCCGCCAGTGCCTGGTCGTCACCGAGCTTCCCTACCAGGTCAACCCGGACAACCTCGCACTGTCGATCGCCGAGTCGGTGAAGGAGGGCCGGATCACCGGCATCGCCGACGTCCGTGACGAGAGCTCGTCCCGGGTCGGCCAGCGTCTGGTGATCGTGCTCAAGCGCGACGCGGTCGCCAAGGTCGTGCTGAACAACCTCTACAAGCACACCCAGCTCCAGACCACCTTCGGCGCCAACATGCTGGCCCTGGTCGACGGCGTGCCGCGGACCCTGCGGCTGGACCAGTTCGTCCGCCACTACGTGGCGCACCAGATCGAGGTCGTGGTCCGCCGGACCCGCTACCTGCTCCGCAAGGCCGAGGAGCGGGCCCACATCCTGCGCGCGCTGCTCAAGGCACTGGAGCGGATGGACGAGGTCATCGCCCTCATCCGGCGCTCCCCGTCGGCGTCCGCCGCGCAGGGCGGCCTGATGTCGCTGCTGGAGATCGACGAGATCCAGGCGCAGGCCATCCTCGACATGCAGCTGCGCAAGCTGGCCGCCCTGGAGCGGCAGCAGATCACCGACGAGTACGACACGCTGATGGCGCACATCACCGACTACCAGGCGATCCTGGCCTCGCCCGAGCGGCAGCGGTCGATCGTCCTGGACGAGCTCTCGGAGATCGTGTCCAAGTACGGTGACGAGCGCAAGACGGAGATCATCGCCTACGAGGGCGACATGTCGATCGAGGACCTCCTCGCCGAGGAGGACATGGTCGTCACGATCACCCGCGGCGGCTACGCCAAGCGCACCAACACCGACCTCTACCGGGCGCAGAAGCGCGGCGGCAAGGGGGTGCGCGGCGCACAGCTGCGGCAGGACGACATCGTCGACCACTTCTTCGTCACGACGACCCACCACTGGCTGCTGTTCTTCACGAACAAGGGCCGGGTCTACCGGGTCAAGGCCTACGAACTGCCCGACTCCGGCAGGGACGCGCGCGGCCAGCACCTGGCGAACCTGCTGGCCATGCAGCCGGACGAGATCGTCATGGAGGTGCTGGACCTGCGCGACTACGAGGTCGCGCCGTACCTCGTGCTGGCCACCCGCAGTGGCCTGGTGAAGAAGACGCGTCTGTCGGAATACGACTCGCCGCGCTCGGGTGGCCTGATCGCCATCAACCTGAGGGAAGATGACGAGGTGATCGCTGCCCGGTTGGTGTCCGAGGAGGACGACCTCCTCCTCGTCTCGCGTGGCGCTCAGTCCATCCGCTTCACGGCCTCCGACGAGGCTCTGCGTCCGATGGGCCGGGCGACCAGCGGTGTGATCGGCATGCGTTTCCTGGAGGGAGACGAGCTGCTGGCGATGAACCGCATCGGCGACGGCGATGACGTGTTGATCGCGACCGAAGGCGGATACGCCAAGCGCACCCCGGCGGATCAGTACCCTCTTCAGGGAAGGGGCGGCAAGGGCGTCCTGACTGCCAAGATCGTCAGTGCGCGTGGCAAGCTGGTTGGTGCTGCCATGGTCAGGCCGGAGGACGAGGTTTTCGCGATCACTTCCGTCGGCGGGGTTATCCGGACCAGCGCAGGAGAGATCAAGCAGTCCGGACGCCAGACCATGGGGGTACGTCTGATGAATCTCGCGGAAGGCGACAGCGTCGTAGCGCTCGCCCGCAATGCCGAGGCCTTGGAGACCGAGCAGAACGCGGAAGGTGAGTAG
- the recF gene encoding DNA replication/repair protein RecF (All proteins in this family for which functions are known are DNA-binding proteins that assist the filamentation of RecA onto DNA for the initiation of recombination or recombinational repair.): MHVANLSLTDFRSYDTVDLGLEPGVTAFVGPNGQGKTNLVEALGYVATQSSHRVANDGPLVRQGAARAIIRSVVVREDRRALVELEINPGRANRARLNRSPVSRPREIVGLLRTVLFAPEDLAMVKGDPSERRRYLDDLLVARTPRFAGVRADYDRVLKQRGALLRTAARSRRGGRSGRRAENDAAFTEAGAGDPLSTLEVWDAHLARYGAELLAARLELVEALRPLVAASYAALAPSSAPAGLEYRGTLPTEPGADRVTLEQRLRAGLLEVRDAELERGVTLVGPHRDDLFLGLGELPARGYASHGESWSFALALRLAAYDLLRADGGDPVLILDDVFAELDNQRRRRLAEIVAPAEQVLITAAVADDVPAELTGCRFDVAEGSVNRVR; the protein is encoded by the coding sequence GTGCATGTCGCCAACCTCTCCCTGACCGACTTCCGGTCCTACGACACCGTCGACCTCGGCCTGGAGCCCGGTGTCACGGCCTTCGTCGGGCCCAACGGGCAGGGCAAGACCAACCTGGTCGAGGCGCTGGGTTACGTGGCGACGCAGTCGAGCCACCGGGTCGCCAACGACGGGCCGCTGGTGCGGCAGGGGGCGGCGCGGGCGATCATCCGGTCCGTGGTCGTGCGGGAGGACCGGCGGGCGCTGGTCGAGCTGGAGATCAACCCGGGCAGGGCCAACCGGGCCAGGCTGAACCGCTCACCGGTCTCACGTCCACGCGAGATCGTCGGGCTGCTGCGCACGGTCCTGTTCGCCCCCGAGGACCTGGCCATGGTCAAGGGCGACCCCTCGGAGCGGCGCCGCTACCTCGACGATCTCCTGGTGGCCAGAACCCCCCGTTTCGCGGGGGTCCGCGCGGACTACGACCGGGTGCTCAAGCAGCGCGGCGCCCTGCTGCGTACGGCGGCGCGGTCGAGGCGGGGCGGCCGGAGCGGGCGGCGGGCCGAGAACGACGCGGCGTTCACCGAGGCCGGGGCCGGAGATCCGCTGAGCACCCTGGAGGTCTGGGACGCCCATCTGGCCCGGTACGGCGCCGAGCTGCTGGCGGCGCGGCTGGAGCTGGTCGAGGCGCTGCGGCCGCTGGTCGCCGCCTCCTACGCCGCGCTCGCGCCCTCCTCCGCCCCGGCCGGTCTGGAATACCGGGGCACGCTGCCCACCGAGCCGGGAGCCGACCGCGTGACCCTGGAGCAGCGGCTCCGGGCCGGGCTGCTGGAGGTCCGGGACGCAGAGCTCGAACGCGGCGTCACCCTCGTCGGTCCGCACCGTGACGATCTGTTCCTCGGGCTGGGAGAGCTGCCCGCACGGGGCTATGCCAGCCACGGCGAGTCCTGGTCGTTCGCGCTGGCACTCCGGCTGGCCGCCTACGATCTGCTCAGGGCGGACGGCGGCGATCCGGTGCTGATCCTCGACGACGTCTTCGCCGAGTTGGACAACCAGCGCCGTCGCCGGCTGGCGGAGATCGTCGCCCCGGCCGAGCAGGTGCTGATCACCGCCGCGGTCGCCGACGACGTGCCTGCGGAGCTGACCGGATGCCGGTTCGACGTCGCCGAGGGGAGCGTGAACCGTGTCCGGTGA
- the gyrB gene encoding DNA topoisomerase (ATP-hydrolyzing) subunit B, with product MSYDASSITVLEGLEAVRKRPGMYIGSTGERGLHHLVYEVVDNSVDEALAGHADRIEVTLLADNGVRVVDNGRGIPVGIVEAEGRPAVEVVLTVLHAGGKFDSKSYAVSGGLHGVGVSVVNALSSKLEVAIRTDGHHWRQSYAETRPVHPLIKGEPTEETGTSITFWADETIFETTTWSFETLSRRFQEMAFLNKGLTISLRDERPDHVNGEPKEAVYHYEGGLSDFVKHLNSKKEPAHLSVIDFEENGDGISVEIAMQWNNSYSESVYTFANTINTAEGGTHEEGFRAALTSIVNRYAREQKFLKEGKDDNLAGEDIREGLTAIISVKLADPQFEGQTKTKLGNTEAKSFVQKACNDHLRDWFERNPGEAKDIINKSLQASRARLAARQARDLTRRKSLLESGSGLPGKLADCQWSDPEKCELFIVEGDSAGGSAKGGRDSKFQAILPIRGKILNVEKARIDKVLKNNEVQALITAMGTGVHDEFDIAKLRYHKLILMADADVDGQHINTLLLTLLFRFMRPLIEAGHVYLSQPPLYKIKWDRRGEDASYAYSDQERDAIIRDGMERGKRDPRLHDGIQRFKGLGEMNAAQLWDTTMNPDTRVLLQVTLDDAAQADDLFSVLMGEDVEARRSFIIRNARDVRFLDV from the coding sequence TTGTCCTACGACGCTAGCTCAATCACTGTTCTCGAAGGGCTCGAGGCGGTCCGTAAGCGCCCGGGTATGTACATCGGCTCGACCGGAGAACGCGGCCTGCACCACCTCGTCTACGAGGTCGTGGACAACTCCGTCGACGAGGCCCTGGCCGGTCACGCCGACCGGATCGAGGTCACCCTGCTCGCCGACAACGGCGTGCGGGTCGTGGACAACGGCCGCGGCATCCCCGTCGGCATCGTCGAGGCGGAGGGCCGCCCGGCCGTCGAGGTCGTCCTCACCGTGCTGCACGCGGGTGGAAAGTTCGACAGCAAGTCCTACGCGGTCTCCGGCGGCCTGCACGGTGTGGGCGTCTCGGTGGTGAACGCGCTCTCCAGCAAGCTGGAGGTCGCGATCCGCACTGACGGTCACCACTGGCGGCAGAGTTACGCCGAGACCCGGCCGGTCCATCCCCTGATCAAGGGGGAGCCGACCGAGGAGACCGGCACCTCGATCACCTTCTGGGCCGACGAGACCATCTTCGAGACCACGACGTGGAGCTTCGAGACCCTCTCCCGCCGATTCCAGGAGATGGCCTTCCTCAACAAGGGCCTGACGATCTCCCTGCGGGACGAGCGGCCCGACCACGTCAACGGCGAGCCCAAAGAGGCGGTCTACCACTACGAGGGCGGCCTGTCCGACTTCGTCAAGCACCTCAACTCCAAGAAGGAGCCCGCTCACCTCTCGGTGATCGACTTCGAGGAGAACGGTGACGGGATCTCGGTCGAGATCGCCATGCAGTGGAACAACTCCTACAGCGAGTCGGTCTACACCTTCGCCAACACGATCAACACGGCCGAGGGCGGCACCCACGAGGAGGGGTTCCGGGCCGCGCTGACGTCGATCGTGAACCGCTACGCGCGCGAGCAGAAGTTCCTCAAGGAGGGCAAGGACGACAACCTGGCCGGTGAGGACATCCGCGAGGGTCTCACCGCGATCATCTCGGTAAAGCTGGCCGACCCGCAGTTCGAGGGCCAGACCAAGACCAAGCTGGGCAACACCGAGGCCAAGTCGTTCGTCCAGAAGGCCTGCAACGACCACCTGCGCGACTGGTTCGAGCGCAACCCGGGCGAGGCCAAGGACATCATCAACAAGTCCCTGCAGGCCTCACGCGCCCGCCTCGCGGCCCGCCAGGCCCGCGACCTGACCCGGCGCAAGTCGCTGCTGGAGTCCGGCTCCGGCCTGCCCGGCAAGCTGGCCGACTGCCAGTGGAGCGATCCCGAGAAGTGCGAGCTGTTCATCGTCGAGGGTGACTCGGCGGGCGGCTCGGCCAAGGGCGGCCGCGACTCCAAGTTCCAGGCGATCCTGCCCATCCGCGGCAAGATCCTGAACGTGGAGAAGGCGCGCATCGACAAGGTGCTGAAGAACAACGAGGTCCAGGCGCTGATCACCGCCATGGGCACCGGCGTCCACGACGAGTTCGACATCGCCAAGCTCCGCTACCACAAGCTCATCCTGATGGCGGACGCCGACGTCGACGGCCAGCACATCAACACCCTGCTGCTGACGCTGCTGTTCCGCTTCATGCGGCCGCTGATCGAGGCCGGGCACGTCTACCTCTCCCAGCCGCCGCTCTACAAGATCAAATGGGACCGCCGGGGCGAGGACGCCTCCTACGCCTACTCCGACCAGGAGCGCGACGCGATCATCCGGGACGGCATGGAGCGCGGCAAGCGCGACCCGCGTCTGCACGACGGCATCCAGCGGTTCAAGGGTCTGGGCGAGATGAACGCCGCCCAGCTCTGGGACACCACGATGAACCCCGACACCCGCGTCCTGCTCCAGGTCACCCTCGACGACGCAGCCCAGGCCGACGACCTGTTCAGCGTTCTCATGGGTGAGGACGTCGAGGCCCGCCGCTCCTTCATCATCAGGAACGCGCGAGACGTCCGTTTCCTCGATGTGTAG
- the gnd gene encoding phosphogluconate dehydrogenase (NAD(+)-dependent, decarboxylating), which translates to MQIGMIGLGKMGGNMAERLRRGGHDVVGYDRDPAVSDVSSLKDLVDRLEAPRAVWVMVPAGAPTQATIEELGGLLSAGDIVIDGGNSHYLDDQKHAAELEAGGIGFVDCGVSGGIWGLQNGYALMVGGSDAGVERLMPVFETLKPEEGGFVHAGGVGAGHFAKMVHNGIEYGMMQAFAEGWELLEASDVVTDVAGAFKSWRHGTVIRSWLLDLLVRALDEDPALEELKGYAQDSGEGRWTVQAAVDHAVPLPVITAALYARFASRQDDSPAMKVVAALRNQFGGHAIAAKEGQVAKGADAPGADVAPPKEADR; encoded by the coding sequence ATGCAGATCGGCATGATCGGGCTGGGCAAGATGGGCGGCAACATGGCCGAGCGGCTGCGCCGTGGCGGTCATGACGTCGTCGGCTACGACCGCGATCCGGCGGTCAGCGACGTCTCCAGCCTCAAGGACCTGGTGGACCGGCTCGAGGCTCCGCGCGCGGTGTGGGTCATGGTGCCCGCAGGCGCTCCGACGCAGGCGACGATCGAGGAGCTCGGCGGCCTGCTGTCGGCCGGGGACATCGTGATCGACGGCGGAAACTCCCACTACCTGGACGACCAGAAACACGCCGCCGAGCTTGAGGCGGGCGGGATCGGTTTCGTCGACTGCGGCGTCAGCGGCGGGATCTGGGGCCTGCAGAACGGCTACGCGCTGATGGTCGGCGGTTCGGACGCCGGCGTCGAACGGCTGATGCCGGTCTTCGAGACGCTCAAGCCCGAGGAGGGCGGTTTCGTCCACGCGGGCGGGGTCGGCGCGGGCCACTTCGCCAAGATGGTGCACAACGGCATCGAGTACGGCATGATGCAGGCCTTCGCCGAGGGCTGGGAGCTGCTGGAGGCCTCCGACGTCGTGACCGACGTGGCCGGCGCCTTCAAGAGCTGGCGGCACGGCACGGTCATCCGCTCGTGGCTGCTGGACCTGCTGGTCCGCGCGCTCGACGAGGATCCCGCGCTGGAGGAGCTGAAGGGCTACGCGCAGGACTCCGGCGAGGGCCGCTGGACGGTGCAGGCGGCCGTGGACCACGCGGTGCCGCTGCCGGTCATCACCGCCGCGCTGTACGCCAGGTTCGCCTCCCGGCAGGACGACTCACCGGCCATGAAGGTCGTCGCGGCCCTGCGCAACCAGTTCGGCGGGCACGCCATCGCCGCCAAGGAGGGCCAGGTCGCCAAGGGCGCGGACGCTCCCGGCGCCGACGTCGCCCCGCCGAAGGAGGCCGACAGGTAG
- a CDS encoding 3-keto-5-aminohexanoate cleavage protein, which yields MIKACLNGSRAPGDHPALPLTPLELAEAAREAREAGASAVHTHPRDETGRESLSAAHIGAAVRAVRRACPGLPVGVSTGLWITGGDVDARRAAVLGWAGLSPQDRPDFASVNLAEPGFSDLWHHLRRLGVDVEAGVWSVDDADTLAGTGLECVRVLVEVVGGSADTAVSRAHAVLGRLDELAVPGPRLLHGEEEPAWILVDEAGHLGLATRIGLEDVLHSPEGGPVDGNADLVRLALARRV from the coding sequence ATGATCAAGGCATGTCTCAACGGGAGCCGGGCGCCCGGAGACCACCCGGCTCTCCCCCTGACACCCCTGGAGCTCGCTGAGGCGGCCCGTGAGGCCCGTGAGGCGGGTGCGTCGGCAGTTCATACGCATCCGCGCGACGAGACCGGCAGGGAGTCTCTCAGCGCCGCTCACATCGGTGCCGCCGTCCGCGCCGTCCGGCGGGCCTGTCCCGGGCTGCCCGTCGGAGTGAGCACAGGGCTGTGGATAACCGGCGGGGATGTGGACGCGCGCCGCGCAGCCGTACTCGGCTGGGCCGGGCTGTCCCCACAGGACCGGCCGGACTTCGCCTCCGTCAACCTCGCCGAACCCGGCTTCTCCGACCTGTGGCATCATCTTCGGCGGCTCGGCGTGGACGTCGAGGCCGGGGTCTGGTCCGTCGACGACGCCGACACGCTCGCCGGCACCGGGCTGGAGTGCGTGCGGGTGCTCGTCGAGGTCGTCGGCGGCTCCGCGGACACGGCCGTGTCCCGAGCGCACGCCGTGCTCGGCAGGCTCGACGAACTCGCCGTTCCGGGCCCCCGGCTTCTCCACGGTGAGGAAGAACCGGCTTGGATACTTGTTGATGAAGCAGGGCATCTGGGTCTGGCCACGCGTATCGGTCTGGAAGACGTTCTCCACAGCCCCGAGGGCGGTCCCGTCGATGGAAACGCCGATCTGGTACGGCTTGCGCTGGCACGCCGGGTGTAG
- the dnaN gene encoding DNA polymerase III subunit beta, which translates to MMFRIERDVLAEAVAWTARSLPARPSVPVLAGMRLEVTDKGQLKLSGFDYEVSAEVTLEPQSGEAGVVLVSGRLLAEITRALPAQPVDFVVDGAKAVVTCGSARFTLLTMPVEDYPSLPTMPPAAGRVGSDVFASAVGQVAVAAGKDDTLPMLTGVRMEIEGDTVTLAATDRYRLAVRELKWQPGQPDFSAIAMIPGRTLADAAKALGSTGAEVEVAMSSAGGTGEGMIGFSSAGRRTTTRLLDPEFPKYRSLLPTEFSARADLSTSAFVEAVKRVALVAERNTPVRMAFRGGEVVLEAGSGDEAQAVEVLPVDFDGDDINIAFNHQFLLEGLGAIDSDVARLQMTTSTKPAILTGGKPGDDEGVPDYRYLIMPIRLSS; encoded by the coding sequence GTGATGTTCCGGATCGAGCGAGACGTGCTCGCTGAGGCGGTCGCATGGACGGCGCGCAGCCTTCCGGCGCGTCCTTCCGTGCCGGTGCTGGCCGGCATGCGTCTCGAGGTCACCGACAAGGGGCAGCTCAAGCTCTCCGGCTTCGACTACGAGGTCTCCGCAGAGGTGACCCTCGAACCGCAGAGCGGCGAGGCGGGCGTGGTGCTCGTCTCGGGCAGGCTCCTCGCCGAGATCACCCGGGCACTCCCCGCACAGCCTGTGGACTTCGTCGTGGACGGCGCGAAGGCGGTCGTCACCTGCGGGAGCGCCCGGTTCACCCTTCTCACCATGCCTGTGGAGGACTACCCCTCCCTGCCGACGATGCCCCCGGCCGCCGGACGCGTGGGCAGTGACGTGTTCGCCTCGGCCGTCGGCCAGGTCGCCGTCGCCGCGGGCAAGGACGACACCCTGCCGATGCTGACCGGCGTGCGCATGGAGATCGAGGGCGACACCGTCACCCTCGCCGCCACCGACCGCTACCGGCTCGCCGTACGAGAGCTGAAGTGGCAGCCGGGCCAGCCCGACTTCTCGGCGATCGCCATGATCCCCGGCAGGACGCTCGCCGACGCCGCCAAGGCCCTGGGGAGCACCGGCGCCGAGGTCGAGGTCGCGATGAGCTCCGCAGGGGGCACCGGTGAGGGCATGATCGGCTTCTCCAGCGCAGGACGGCGCACCACCACCCGGCTTCTCGACCCGGAGTTCCCCAAGTACCGGTCGCTGCTGCCGACCGAGTTCTCCGCCCGCGCGGACCTGTCCACAAGCGCCTTCGTCGAGGCCGTCAAGCGCGTGGCCCTGGTCGCCGAGCGCAACACCCCCGTCCGGATGGCCTTCCGCGGCGGCGAGGTCGTGCTGGAGGCGGGCAGCGGCGACGAGGCCCAGGCGGTCGAGGTGCTTCCCGTGGACTTCGACGGCGACGACATCAACATCGCCTTCAACCACCAGTTCCTGCTGGAGGGACTCGGCGCGATCGACTCCGACGTGGCCCGCCTGCAGATGACCACCTCCACCAAGCCCGCCATCCTCACCGGCGGCAAGCCTGGGGACGACGAGGGCGTCCCCGACTACCGCTACCTGATCATGCCCATCCGGCTGTCGAGCTGA
- the dnaA gene encoding chromosomal replication initiator protein DnaA, which produces MDLGEVWARALENSLNESVPSQQRVWLSMTRPFGLMNDTVVLAAPTDFARDVLENRLRPLISHALSQEFGRPMRVAVMVDPSAAGSERGVASRPESYPQAPPSGYPQNGGPQQGYAQPTSSQHNGVSGAQQPYQAAGPAAPAPTEYPQHQPQAQPFPYSYQHEEQTQPYLPAEPSPAPPPAEQGGGGYGRGGYTPQPSAASRPEQDAFDRPAQGPAPGAVQNRWDSRGGRPQGEPARLNPKYTFETFVIGSSNRFAHAAAVAVAEAPAKAYNPLFIYGDSGLGKTHLLHAIGHYAQSLYDGARVRYVSSEEFTNDFINSIRDHKADNFRGRYRAVDILLVDDIQFLEGKEQTQEEFFHTFNTLHNANKQIVISSDRAPKQLVTLEDRLRNRFEWGLITDVQPPELETRIAILRKKAIQEGLAAPPEVLEYIASRISTNIRELEGALIRVTAFASLNRQSVDLQLTEVVLKDLITEDAGSEITVATIMASTAAYFGLSIDDLCGGSRSRVLVTARQIAMYLCRELTDMSLPKIGQQFGGRDHTTVMHADRKIRSLMAERRSIYNQVNELTTRIKQQSRNG; this is translated from the coding sequence ATGGACCTCGGTGAGGTATGGGCGCGGGCACTGGAGAACTCCCTTAACGAGAGCGTCCCCTCCCAGCAGCGTGTCTGGCTCAGCATGACCCGGCCCTTCGGTCTCATGAACGACACCGTGGTGCTCGCCGCCCCGACCGATTTCGCCAGGGATGTCCTGGAGAACAGGCTCCGTCCCCTGATCAGCCACGCGCTGTCCCAGGAGTTCGGCCGCCCGATGCGGGTCGCGGTGATGGTGGACCCCAGCGCGGCGGGTTCCGAGCGCGGCGTCGCCTCCCGCCCGGAAAGTTATCCACAGGCGCCCCCGTCGGGTTATCCCCAGAACGGCGGACCGCAGCAGGGTTATGCACAGCCGACGTCTTCCCAGCACAACGGCGTTTCCGGCGCCCAGCAGCCCTACCAGGCCGCCGGACCGGCCGCCCCGGCGCCCACCGAATATCCACAGCACCAACCACAGGCCCAGCCGTTCCCCTACTCCTATCAACATGAGGAGCAGACTCAGCCGTACCTCCCGGCGGAGCCCTCCCCGGCCCCGCCGCCGGCCGAGCAGGGCGGCGGCGGGTACGGACGGGGCGGATACACCCCGCAGCCGTCCGCCGCCTCGCGTCCGGAGCAGGACGCCTTCGACCGCCCCGCGCAGGGTCCGGCACCCGGTGCGGTGCAGAACAGATGGGACAGCCGCGGCGGCCGCCCCCAGGGAGAGCCGGCCCGGCTGAACCCGAAGTACACCTTCGAGACGTTCGTCATCGGCTCCAGCAACCGGTTCGCCCACGCGGCCGCCGTCGCGGTGGCCGAGGCGCCGGCCAAGGCCTACAACCCGCTGTTCATCTACGGTGACTCGGGTCTGGGCAAGACCCACCTGCTGCACGCGATCGGCCACTACGCGCAGAGCCTCTACGACGGCGCGCGGGTGAGATACGTGAGCTCGGAGGAGTTCACCAACGACTTCATCAACTCCATCCGCGACCACAAGGCCGACAACTTCCGGGGCCGCTACCGGGCCGTGGACATCCTGCTCGTGGACGACATCCAGTTCCTGGAGGGCAAGGAGCAGACCCAGGAGGAGTTCTTCCACACCTTCAACACCCTGCACAACGCCAACAAGCAGATCGTCATCTCCAGCGACCGGGCGCCCAAGCAGCTGGTCACCCTGGAGGACCGGCTCCGCAACCGGTTCGAGTGGGGTCTGATCACCGACGTCCAGCCGCCCGAGCTGGAGACCCGCATCGCGATCCTGCGCAAGAAGGCGATCCAGGAGGGCCTGGCCGCGCCGCCCGAGGTGCTCGAATACATCGCCAGCCGCATCTCCACCAACATCCGCGAGCTGGAGGGGGCGCTGATCCGGGTCACCGCGTTCGCCAGCCTCAACAGGCAGTCGGTCGACCTGCAGCTCACCGAGGTCGTGCTGAAGGATCTGATCACCGAGGACGCCGGATCCGAGATAACGGTCGCCACGATCATGGCGTCCACCGCCGCCTACTTCGGCCTGTCGATCGACGACCTGTGCGGCGGGTCGCGCTCGCGCGTCCTGGTCACCGCCCGGCAGATCGCCATGTATCTGTGCAGAGAGCTCACCGACATGTCACTGCCGAAGATCGGCCAGCAGTTCGGCGGGCGCGACCACACCACGGTCATGCACGCCGACCGGAAGATCCGTTCCCTCATGGCCGAGCGTCGTTCGATCTACAACCAGGTCAACGAACTCACCACCAGGATCAAGCAGCAGTCGCGTAATGGGTGA